One window of the Candidatus Neomarinimicrobiota bacterium genome contains the following:
- a CDS encoding carbohydrate kinase family protein: protein CAELFKRAKGAGLTTSFDPGWDPQEEWTEDIMEVLRNVDVFLPNEQEALNISDRKTVDEALAELGSYSQVAVIKQGEEGVTCLADERIIRVRTYRVEPVDTTGAGDSFNAGFLNEWLQGSDIRQCLKAGAACGALATTKMGGATASPTMEELKQFLASHEHEDIFGN from the coding sequence CTGTGCGGAGTTATTTAAACGCGCCAAAGGGGCAGGATTAACCACTTCTTTCGATCCTGGTTGGGATCCCCAGGAGGAGTGGACTGAGGATATCATGGAAGTCCTCCGAAATGTGGACGTCTTCTTGCCCAACGAACAGGAGGCCCTCAATATTTCGGACAGAAAGACGGTAGATGAAGCCCTGGCGGAACTTGGGTCCTATTCTCAAGTGGCCGTTATCAAACAAGGGGAAGAGGGAGTTACCTGCCTGGCTGATGAAAGGATCATTCGGGTGCGGACCTATCGGGTTGAGCCTGTCGATACTACGGGAGCCGGGGATAGTTTCAACGCTGGCTTCCTGAATGAGTGGCTCCAGGGGTCGGACATCCGGCAGTGCCTGAAGGCGGGCGCCGCCTGTGGTGCCCTGGCCACGACCAAGATGGGCGGGGCGACAGCCTCGCCGACCATGGAAGAACTGAAGCAGTTCCTGGCCAGTCATGAACACGAGGATATCTTCGGCAACTGA